In the Festucalex cinctus isolate MCC-2025b chromosome 10, RoL_Fcin_1.0, whole genome shotgun sequence genome, one interval contains:
- the timm44 gene encoding mitochondrial import inner membrane translocase subunit TIM44, which produces MAGRLDTGRRSVVTRFKMAAPLCQCYQVCLKRYYLAFPSSFLLLDNRANVFRIRSILTGSLQVPQSSLLQARYLSGERGGGRKGFLGEFLENLKQEMSKNKEMKENIKKFREEAKKLEDSDALRQARRKYKTIESETVKTSEVLKKKLETLSDTVKEGLEEVTRTEIGKKIKEGMEEAAKTAKTSAESVSKGGEMLGKTGAFKAISQGMESVKKEIGDLGHTGPYRPPPRLRKRSEFSSKGSSDGNKVFEANEEAMGMVLHKDSKWYQQWKDFKDNNVVFNRFFEMKMKYDESDNAFIRASRAVTDKMTDLIGGLFSKTEMSEVLTEILKADPSFDKDSFLKQCEHDIIPNILEAMVRGELEVLKDWCYEATYSQLAHPIQQAKAMGFQFHSKILDIDSIDLAMGKMMDQGPVLIITFQAQLVMVIRNTKGEVVEGDPDKVLRMMYVWALCRDQEELNPHAAWRLLDISASSTEQIL; this is translated from the exons ATGGCAGGTCGACTCGATACCGGAAGAAGGTCAGTCGTCACCAGATTCAAGATGGCGGCCCCCTTGTGTCAGTGTTATCAG GTATGTTTAAAAAGATACTATTTGGCATTCCCCTCATCTTTCTTGCTGCTGGACAACAGAGCAAATGTCTTCAGAATACGGAGCATTCTCACAGGCTCTTTACAG GTGCCTCAGTCCTCACTTCTCCAGGCGAGATATTTGTCAGGGGAGAGAGGCGGAGGAAGAAAAGGTTTCCTCGGTGAATTCCTGGAAAACTTGAAACAGGAGATGAGCAAAAACAaggaaatgaaagaaaacatcAAAAAGTTCCGTGAAGAGGCAAAAAAACTTGAAGACTCAGACGCATTGAGGCAAGCCCGCAGGAAATAT AAAACAATCGAGTCTGAAACAGTCAAAACTTCTGAGGTTCTCAAAAAGAAGTTGGAGACCCTCTCAGACACAGTAAAGGAG GGCCTGGAGGAGGTCACTCGTACAGAAATCGGAAAGAAGATTAAGGAGGGAATGGAGGAGGCAGCCAAAACAGCCAAGACCTCAGCAGAGAGCGTCTCAAAGGGTGGAGAGATGTTGGGAAAGACCGGTGCATTCAAAGCTATATCACAG GGTATGGAGAGTGTAAAGAAGGAGATTGGTGATTTGGGCCACACTGGACCCTACCGGCCCCCTCCTCGACTCAGAAAGAGGAGCGAATTCTCCTCAAAGGGATCATCAGACGGCAACAAGGTCTTTGAAGCCAACGA GGAAGCCATGGGTATGGTGCTCCACAAGGACTCCAAATGGTACCAGCAATGGAAAGACTTTAAAGACAATAACGTCGTTTTCAATA GGTTCTTTGAAATGAAGATGAAGTACGATGAGAGTGACAACGCTTTCATCCGAGCGTCACGGGCCGTCACTGACAAAATGACCGACCTCATAG GTGGACTGTTCTCCAAGAcggaaatgtctgaagtcctcacGGAAATTCTCAAGGCGGACCCGTCCTTTGACAAAGATTCTTTCCTCAAGCAGTGTGAACACGACATCATCCCTAATATTTTGGAG GCAATGGTCAGAGGGGAGCTGGAGGTGTTGAAAGACTGGTGTTATGAAGCG ACATACAGTCAGCTAGCACACCCAATCCAACAAGCCAAGGCCATGGGTTTCCAGTTCCACTCAAAGATCCTGGACATCGACAGCATCGAT CTGGCCATGGGAAAGATGATGGATCAGGGTCCGGTATTGATTATTACCTTCCAAGCTCAGTTAGTGATGGTAATACGAAATACCAAAGGAGAAGTGGTGGAAGGTGACCCT GATAAAGTTCTGAGGATGATGTATGTGTGGGCCCTCTGTCGAGACCAAGAGGAGCTCAACCCGCATGCCGCCTGGAGACTACTTGACATCTCTGCCTCAAGCACCGAACAGATCCTTTAA